A region from the Drosophila bipectinata strain 14024-0381.07 chromosome 3R, DbipHiC1v2, whole genome shotgun sequence genome encodes:
- the PH4alphaPV gene encoding prolyl 4-hydroxylase subunit alpha-2 isoform X2 has translation MASFKWLISLMLLTCQVLRQVHSVEEASHCTSVAGMVKLLELEDQLIQNLEDYADELEKKLDTVRRSIDSLRLENQKARSTTVDYLSNPLNSFSLIRRMNRDWLIWQLYMEDQVGLTQADKIQSLREEMPTSTDVEEAVSALDRIQVTYGLKVEDIAKGLLNGNQYPVSLTALDSYAMAQILFDQGRLYGASRWIYQTLTWMENFKLAEPFLLAKDEVRTFYAETLLKLNQKADALKVVNIALTDKPHDIKLLVKKMEIEALIRTGTSNQQPQPTNPLSNPNSHPTLYEMGCRGMYPPSTDSKLLCRYNSTTTPFLTLAPLKMEVVGLNPYMVIYHDVLSTAEIEEMKEMATPSLKRATVFKASEGKNTVVKTRTSKVAWFPDSYNSLTLRLNARINDMTGFDLSGSEMLQLMNYGLGGHYDRHYDFFNTTQNSSALTGDRIATVLFYMSDVEQGGATVFPTIHKTVYPQRGSAIMWYNLKDDGEPDELTLHAACPVLVGSKWVCNKWIRERAQFRSRPCLKK, from the exons ATGGCATCTTTCAAGTGGCTTATTTCGCTGATGCTGCTCACCTGTCAGGTCCTAAGGCAGGTGCACAGTGTCGAGGAGGCGAGTCACTGCACATCGGTGGCGGGAATGGTGAAGTTGCTGGAACTGGAGGACCAACTCATCCAGAACCTCGAGGATTACGCCGACGAGTTGGAAAAAAAACTGGACACCGTACGCAG GAGTATTGACAGCCTGCGTTTGGAGAACCAAAAGGCACGGAGCACCACGGTGGATTACTTGTCGAATCCTTTGAATTCTTTTTCCCTGATCCGTCGTATGAACCGTGACTGGCTGATATGGCAGCTTTACATGGAGGATCAAGTGGGCTTGACCCAGGCTGACAAGATCCAGAGCCTCAGGGAGGAAATGCCCACAAGTACCGATGTCGAAGAGGCAGTAAGCGCCTTGGATCGAATTCAGGTGACATATGGcttaaaggtggaggacatagccAAGGGGCTTCTTAATGGAAACCAATACCC TGTTAGCCTCACTGCTTTGGATTCATATGCCATGGCGCAGATCCTCTTCGACCAGGGGCGTTTATATGGAGCATCCAGGTGGATTTACCAAACACTAACTTGGATGGAAAATTTCAAACTGGCGGAACCTTTCTTGTTGGCCAAAGATGAGGTCCGGACCTTTTATGCGGAAACTTTGCTTAAGCTTA ACCAAAAGGCGGATGCTCTAAAAGTTGTCAACATTGCACTGACTGATAAGCCGCATGATATTAAACTGCTGGTGAAGAAAATGGAAATAGAAGCTCTGATAAGGACGGGAACCAGCAACCAGCAGCCCCAACCGACG aACCCGCTCTCCAATCCAAACAGCCACCCAACTCTCTATGAAATGGGCTGTCGAGGAATGTATCCACCTTCCACCGATTCCAAGCTTCTCTGCCGCTACAATAGCACCACCACACCGTTCCTCACCCTAGCTCCTCTCAAGATGGAAGTGGTGGGTCTGAATCCTTACATGGTCATTTACCACGATGTCCTCTCTACTGCGGAGATTGAAGAAATGAAAGAAATGGCCACCCCAAGTCTGAAAAGGGCCACCGTTTTCAAGGCCTCAGAGGGAAAGAATACCGTGGTAAAGACCAGAACCTCCAAGGTGGCCTGGTTCCCCGATTCTTACAACTCCTTAACTCTTCGTCTAAATGCTCGCATAAACGATATGACTGGATTCGATCTGTCTGGCTCGGAAATGCTTCAACTAATGAACTATGGATTGGGAGGGCACTACGACAGGCACTACGACTTTTTTAATACAACT CAAAATTCCAGCGCATTGACTGGAGATCGCATAGCTACAGTACTATTTTAT ATGTCTGATGTAGAACAGGGCGGTGCCACAGTTTTTCCCACCATTCATAAAACCGTTTATCCTCAGCGAGGTTCGGCTATAATGTGGTATAATCTTAAGGATGATGGTGAGCCCGATGAGCTAACGCTCCACGCCGCCTGCCCGGTTTTAGTTGGTTCCAAGTGGG TTTGCAACAAATGGATTCGAGAACGCGCCCAGTTCCGCAGTCGCCCGTGCCTTAAAAAGTGA
- the PH4alphaPV gene encoding prolyl 4-hydroxylase subunit alpha-1 isoform X3, producing the protein MNRDWLIWQLYMEDQVGLTQADKIQSLREEMPTSTDVEEAVSALDRIQVTYGLKVEDIAKGLLNGNQYPVSLTALDSYAMAQILFDQGRLYGASRWIYQTLTWMENFKLAEPFLLAKDEVRTFYAETLLKLNQKADALKVVNIALTDKPHDIKLLVKKMEIEALIRTGTSNQQPQPTNPLSNPNSHPTLYEMGCRGMYPPSTDSKLLCRYNSTTTPFLTLAPLKMEVVGLNPYMVIYHDVLSTAEIEEMKEMATPSLKRATVFKASEGKNTVVKTRTSKVAWFPDSYNSLTLRLNARINDMTGFDLSGSEMLQLMNYGLGGHYDRHYDFFNTTQQNSSALTGDRIATVLFYMSDVEQGGATVFPTIHKTVYPQRGSAIMWYNLKDDGEPDELTLHAACPVLVGSKWVCNKWIRERAQFRSRPCLKK; encoded by the exons ATGAACCGTGACTGGCTGATATGGCAGCTTTACATGGAGGATCAAGTGGGCTTGACCCAGGCTGACAAGATCCAGAGCCTCAGGGAGGAAATGCCCACAAGTACCGATGTCGAAGAGGCAGTAAGCGCCTTGGATCGAATTCAGGTGACATATGGcttaaaggtggaggacatagccAAGGGGCTTCTTAATGGAAACCAATACCC TGTTAGCCTCACTGCTTTGGATTCATATGCCATGGCGCAGATCCTCTTCGACCAGGGGCGTTTATATGGAGCATCCAGGTGGATTTACCAAACACTAACTTGGATGGAAAATTTCAAACTGGCGGAACCTTTCTTGTTGGCCAAAGATGAGGTCCGGACCTTTTATGCGGAAACTTTGCTTAAGCTTA ACCAAAAGGCGGATGCTCTAAAAGTTGTCAACATTGCACTGACTGATAAGCCGCATGATATTAAACTGCTGGTGAAGAAAATGGAAATAGAAGCTCTGATAAGGACGGGAACCAGCAACCAGCAGCCCCAACCGACG aACCCGCTCTCCAATCCAAACAGCCACCCAACTCTCTATGAAATGGGCTGTCGAGGAATGTATCCACCTTCCACCGATTCCAAGCTTCTCTGCCGCTACAATAGCACCACCACACCGTTCCTCACCCTAGCTCCTCTCAAGATGGAAGTGGTGGGTCTGAATCCTTACATGGTCATTTACCACGATGTCCTCTCTACTGCGGAGATTGAAGAAATGAAAGAAATGGCCACCCCAAGTCTGAAAAGGGCCACCGTTTTCAAGGCCTCAGAGGGAAAGAATACCGTGGTAAAGACCAGAACCTCCAAGGTGGCCTGGTTCCCCGATTCTTACAACTCCTTAACTCTTCGTCTAAATGCTCGCATAAACGATATGACTGGATTCGATCTGTCTGGCTCGGAAATGCTTCAACTAATGAACTATGGATTGGGAGGGCACTACGACAGGCACTACGACTTTTTTAATACAACT CAGCAAAATTCCAGCGCATTGACTGGAGATCGCATAGCTACAGTACTATTTTAT ATGTCTGATGTAGAACAGGGCGGTGCCACAGTTTTTCCCACCATTCATAAAACCGTTTATCCTCAGCGAGGTTCGGCTATAATGTGGTATAATCTTAAGGATGATGGTGAGCCCGATGAGCTAACGCTCCACGCCGCCTGCCCGGTTTTAGTTGGTTCCAAGTGGG TTTGCAACAAATGGATTCGAGAACGCGCCCAGTTCCGCAGTCGCCCGTGCCTTAAAAAGTGA
- the PH4alphaPV gene encoding prolyl 4-hydroxylase subunit alpha-2 isoform X4 has product MASFKWLISLMLLTCQVLRQVHSVEEASHCTSVAGMVKLLELEDQLIQNLEDYADELEKKLDTVRRSIDSLRLENQKARSTTVDYLSNPLNSFSLIRRMNRDWLIWQLYMEDQVGLTQADKIQSLREEMPTSTDVEEAVSALDRIQVTYGLKVEDIAKGLLNGNQYPVSLTALDSYAMAQILFDQGRLYGASRWIYQTLTWMENFKLAEPFLLAKDEVRTFYAETLLKLNQKADALKVVNIALTDKPHDIKLLVKKMEIEALIRTGTSNQQPQPTPPNSL; this is encoded by the exons ATGGCATCTTTCAAGTGGCTTATTTCGCTGATGCTGCTCACCTGTCAGGTCCTAAGGCAGGTGCACAGTGTCGAGGAGGCGAGTCACTGCACATCGGTGGCGGGAATGGTGAAGTTGCTGGAACTGGAGGACCAACTCATCCAGAACCTCGAGGATTACGCCGACGAGTTGGAAAAAAAACTGGACACCGTACGCAG GAGTATTGACAGCCTGCGTTTGGAGAACCAAAAGGCACGGAGCACCACGGTGGATTACTTGTCGAATCCTTTGAATTCTTTTTCCCTGATCCGTCGTATGAACCGTGACTGGCTGATATGGCAGCTTTACATGGAGGATCAAGTGGGCTTGACCCAGGCTGACAAGATCCAGAGCCTCAGGGAGGAAATGCCCACAAGTACCGATGTCGAAGAGGCAGTAAGCGCCTTGGATCGAATTCAGGTGACATATGGcttaaaggtggaggacatagccAAGGGGCTTCTTAATGGAAACCAATACCC TGTTAGCCTCACTGCTTTGGATTCATATGCCATGGCGCAGATCCTCTTCGACCAGGGGCGTTTATATGGAGCATCCAGGTGGATTTACCAAACACTAACTTGGATGGAAAATTTCAAACTGGCGGAACCTTTCTTGTTGGCCAAAGATGAGGTCCGGACCTTTTATGCGGAAACTTTGCTTAAGCTTA ACCAAAAGGCGGATGCTCTAAAAGTTGTCAACATTGCACTGACTGATAAGCCGCATGATATTAAACTGCTGGTGAAGAAAATGGAAATAGAAGCTCTGATAAGGACGGGAACCAGCAACCAGCAGCCCCAACCGACG CCACCCAACTCTCTATGA
- the PH4alphaPV gene encoding prolyl 4-hydroxylase subunit alpha-2 isoform X1: MASFKWLISLMLLTCQVLRQVHSVEEASHCTSVAGMVKLLELEDQLIQNLEDYADELEKKLDTVRRSIDSLRLENQKARSTTVDYLSNPLNSFSLIRRMNRDWLIWQLYMEDQVGLTQADKIQSLREEMPTSTDVEEAVSALDRIQVTYGLKVEDIAKGLLNGNQYPVSLTALDSYAMAQILFDQGRLYGASRWIYQTLTWMENFKLAEPFLLAKDEVRTFYAETLLKLNQKADALKVVNIALTDKPHDIKLLVKKMEIEALIRTGTSNQQPQPTNPLSNPNSHPTLYEMGCRGMYPPSTDSKLLCRYNSTTTPFLTLAPLKMEVVGLNPYMVIYHDVLSTAEIEEMKEMATPSLKRATVFKASEGKNTVVKTRTSKVAWFPDSYNSLTLRLNARINDMTGFDLSGSEMLQLMNYGLGGHYDRHYDFFNTTQQNSSALTGDRIATVLFYMSDVEQGGATVFPTIHKTVYPQRGSAIMWYNLKDDGEPDELTLHAACPVLVGSKWVCNKWIRERAQFRSRPCLKK; encoded by the exons ATGGCATCTTTCAAGTGGCTTATTTCGCTGATGCTGCTCACCTGTCAGGTCCTAAGGCAGGTGCACAGTGTCGAGGAGGCGAGTCACTGCACATCGGTGGCGGGAATGGTGAAGTTGCTGGAACTGGAGGACCAACTCATCCAGAACCTCGAGGATTACGCCGACGAGTTGGAAAAAAAACTGGACACCGTACGCAG GAGTATTGACAGCCTGCGTTTGGAGAACCAAAAGGCACGGAGCACCACGGTGGATTACTTGTCGAATCCTTTGAATTCTTTTTCCCTGATCCGTCGTATGAACCGTGACTGGCTGATATGGCAGCTTTACATGGAGGATCAAGTGGGCTTGACCCAGGCTGACAAGATCCAGAGCCTCAGGGAGGAAATGCCCACAAGTACCGATGTCGAAGAGGCAGTAAGCGCCTTGGATCGAATTCAGGTGACATATGGcttaaaggtggaggacatagccAAGGGGCTTCTTAATGGAAACCAATACCC TGTTAGCCTCACTGCTTTGGATTCATATGCCATGGCGCAGATCCTCTTCGACCAGGGGCGTTTATATGGAGCATCCAGGTGGATTTACCAAACACTAACTTGGATGGAAAATTTCAAACTGGCGGAACCTTTCTTGTTGGCCAAAGATGAGGTCCGGACCTTTTATGCGGAAACTTTGCTTAAGCTTA ACCAAAAGGCGGATGCTCTAAAAGTTGTCAACATTGCACTGACTGATAAGCCGCATGATATTAAACTGCTGGTGAAGAAAATGGAAATAGAAGCTCTGATAAGGACGGGAACCAGCAACCAGCAGCCCCAACCGACG aACCCGCTCTCCAATCCAAACAGCCACCCAACTCTCTATGAAATGGGCTGTCGAGGAATGTATCCACCTTCCACCGATTCCAAGCTTCTCTGCCGCTACAATAGCACCACCACACCGTTCCTCACCCTAGCTCCTCTCAAGATGGAAGTGGTGGGTCTGAATCCTTACATGGTCATTTACCACGATGTCCTCTCTACTGCGGAGATTGAAGAAATGAAAGAAATGGCCACCCCAAGTCTGAAAAGGGCCACCGTTTTCAAGGCCTCAGAGGGAAAGAATACCGTGGTAAAGACCAGAACCTCCAAGGTGGCCTGGTTCCCCGATTCTTACAACTCCTTAACTCTTCGTCTAAATGCTCGCATAAACGATATGACTGGATTCGATCTGTCTGGCTCGGAAATGCTTCAACTAATGAACTATGGATTGGGAGGGCACTACGACAGGCACTACGACTTTTTTAATACAACT CAGCAAAATTCCAGCGCATTGACTGGAGATCGCATAGCTACAGTACTATTTTAT ATGTCTGATGTAGAACAGGGCGGTGCCACAGTTTTTCCCACCATTCATAAAACCGTTTATCCTCAGCGAGGTTCGGCTATAATGTGGTATAATCTTAAGGATGATGGTGAGCCCGATGAGCTAACGCTCCACGCCGCCTGCCCGGTTTTAGTTGGTTCCAAGTGGG TTTGCAACAAATGGATTCGAGAACGCGCCCAGTTCCGCAGTCGCCCGTGCCTTAAAAAGTGA